A genomic stretch from Prochlorococcus marinus str. MIT 9312 includes:
- the nadB gene encoding L-aspartate oxidase, translated as MLRPPFSHEPIPLNNWDVIVIGAGAAGLMTCLELPANLKVLLLNRNTSKVSSSRWAQGGIASVVRQDDSFDLHADDTLKAGDGLCDFQAVEMLVKEAPGCVDRLQNLGMIFDQSFDQLATTLEAAHSRRRVLHVKDRTGRALVEVLEDHIENKKNILHCRGVRVTELLIENEECKGVQVLDGANLYWIKSRAVVLATGGGGHLFTNTTNPAQSSGEGIALAWKAGAAIEDLEFVQFHPTALKFYGAPCFLISEALRGEGAILIDKNGESPVKNLKNRDLATRDQVSRAIMKNMYDNNVDHVGLDLRYIDPEKLVERFPTILSRCQDYGVNPLNEIIPVAPAAHYWMGGVKTDLSASSTRKGLYAVGEVASTGVHGANRLASNSLMECLVFARKLSSIVLSDPPKFAKFDRSFQEFDIKDPKEDQISQIAEKIDELRKLCWSNLGVSRNKVNMSKFLDTIQDDMAQLQKNSLLNSLEKINFDQEIRLSEPNRRALNLLLDLKNRQITTITLLKACLFREESRGGHYRDDFPNKDKNWVCHTRQLLDKEIHKRFIKN; from the coding sequence ATGTTAAGGCCTCCATTTTCGCACGAACCGATTCCATTAAATAATTGGGATGTCATTGTTATAGGTGCTGGAGCTGCAGGACTTATGACTTGTCTTGAGTTACCTGCAAATTTAAAAGTGCTACTTTTAAATAGAAACACAAGCAAGGTATCTTCTAGTAGATGGGCTCAAGGAGGAATAGCATCTGTTGTTAGACAGGACGATTCATTCGATCTTCATGCTGATGATACTTTAAAAGCAGGAGATGGACTATGTGATTTTCAAGCGGTAGAAATGCTGGTTAAAGAAGCCCCTGGTTGTGTTGACAGGTTGCAGAATTTAGGGATGATTTTTGATCAAAGTTTTGATCAACTAGCTACTACTTTAGAAGCGGCCCATTCTCGCAGAAGAGTCTTGCATGTTAAAGATCGTACTGGAAGAGCATTAGTTGAAGTTCTAGAAGATCATATTGAAAATAAAAAAAATATTCTTCACTGTAGGGGTGTAAGAGTAACTGAACTTCTTATTGAAAATGAAGAATGCAAGGGAGTTCAGGTTCTTGATGGAGCTAATTTGTATTGGATTAAATCGAGAGCTGTTGTTTTAGCTACAGGTGGAGGTGGGCATTTATTTACTAATACAACCAATCCCGCGCAATCCTCTGGAGAAGGGATCGCTCTTGCATGGAAAGCAGGTGCTGCTATTGAAGATTTAGAGTTTGTTCAATTTCATCCAACCGCTTTAAAATTCTATGGCGCCCCTTGTTTCTTAATATCTGAGGCACTTAGAGGAGAAGGCGCAATATTAATCGATAAAAATGGTGAAAGCCCAGTTAAAAATCTTAAAAATCGTGATTTAGCTACTAGAGATCAGGTAAGTAGAGCAATTATGAAGAATATGTATGACAATAATGTGGATCATGTTGGCTTAGATCTTCGTTACATTGATCCAGAAAAACTTGTAGAGCGATTTCCCACAATTTTAAGTAGATGTCAGGATTATGGCGTTAATCCTTTAAATGAGATTATTCCTGTCGCTCCAGCAGCTCATTATTGGATGGGAGGCGTTAAAACTGATTTAAGTGCATCTTCTACAAGAAAAGGATTATATGCTGTAGGAGAAGTTGCTTCTACAGGTGTGCATGGTGCGAATAGATTGGCAAGTAATTCACTAATGGAATGCCTCGTTTTTGCGAGAAAACTGTCTTCAATTGTTCTGAGTGATCCTCCTAAATTCGCAAAATTTGATAGATCATTCCAAGAGTTCGATATTAAAGACCCGAAAGAAGATCAAATTTCTCAAATTGCAGAAAAAATTGATGAATTAAGAAAACTATGTTGGTCAAATCTAGGTGTATCTCGAAATAAAGTAAATATGAGTAAATTTCTCGATACTATTCAAGATGATATGGCTCAATTACAAAAAAATTCCTTACTAAATAGTCTTGAAAAAATAAATTTTGATCAAGAAATTAGACTTAGTGAACCTAATAGAAGGGCACTTAATCTTTTACTTGATTTAAAGAATAGACAAATAACAACTATAACTTTATTAAAAGCTTGTCTTTTTAGAGAAGAAAGCAGAGGAGGTCATTATAGAGATGATTTTCCAAATAAAGATAAAAATTGG